In Nitrospirota bacterium, a single window of DNA contains:
- a CDS encoding ATP-binding cassette domain-containing protein yields the protein MSLTLEISDIHKSYDGKRVLRGCSFSFSENGVYVLMGPNGSGKSTLFRLCALLEHPDRGNILYRAEDMPLPNDISLRRRITLVLPKIGVFNTSVFHNVSYGLRLRDIRKKDYSACVERSLEFVGLSDRKEQNALTLSSGETQRLGIARAIVIEPEILFLDEPAAFVDEENKRIIEDIILRIKRNHESMVIITTHDRAQAERLGDRILLLQNGKLVTVPE from the coding sequence ATGAGCCTTACCCTGGAAATATCGGATATTCACAAGAGCTACGACGGCAAACGTGTGCTCAGGGGCTGCTCGTTTTCCTTTTCCGAGAACGGGGTCTATGTGCTGATGGGGCCGAATGGTTCCGGCAAATCAACTCTCTTCAGGCTGTGCGCTCTCCTTGAACATCCTGACAGGGGTAATATTCTTTACCGGGCCGAAGACATGCCACTTCCCAATGATATATCTCTGAGGAGGCGTATTACTCTTGTGCTTCCGAAAATCGGGGTGTTTAACACCTCAGTCTTTCATAATGTGTCATATGGCCTGAGACTGCGGGATATACGGAAAAAAGACTATTCTGCATGCGTTGAGAGGTCGCTCGAATTTGTCGGTCTTTCTGACAGGAAGGAGCAGAACGCGCTGACCCTGTCGAGCGGGGAAACCCAGAGGCTCGGCATCGCCCGGGCGATTGTGATCGAACCCGAGATACTTTTTCTCGATGAGCCGGCAGCGTTTGTTGACGAGGAAAACAAACGCATCATCGAAGACATCATCCTGAGGATAAAAAGGAACCACGAATCCATGGTCATCATTACTACCCATGACAGGGCCCAGGCAGAGAGACTGGGAGACCGGATCCTTCTGCTGCAGAACGGTAAGCTGGTAACGGTCCCGGAATAG